A section of the Triticum dicoccoides isolate Atlit2015 ecotype Zavitan chromosome 7A, WEW_v2.0, whole genome shotgun sequence genome encodes:
- the LOC119327784 gene encoding uncharacterized protein LOC119327784 translates to MTEGGIVVAICQHGGEFTSGPNGNLVYKGGEAHAVDVSREMPLDIFKDEVSKVFHVDVTDMSFKYFLPNNNRTLITISCDRDLQRMVDFTASAAQVDVFVISTGENRSVVTYTGASTVKAGSNAQGDKRKRPASKNKVSKSNKKIPNANGAAVQANTHDFNQPRPVETLNDYNEDFQLEFGRDVTFATTAEAVSSAPEVMNQEKLALVDTTQRELIGPFDDSINAYDGSEIIIDPPQELTSNPTMFWDDIIKGVGQEFDNVKDFRAQLCKYSIAKGFAYRFIKNETTRVTVKCVGDGCTWRLHASESSRSKKFVIKKMTDVHTCGGEGGEGQRRATRQWLTTIIKEKLRVNASLKPKDLVKEIYEEYGVLLTYSQVWRGREVAQKEMFHVMRETFGHLPWYRDRLFQTNPGSSLELSQTVDTRRVFIAFHASLHGFANGCRPLLFLDKVPLKATNEYKLLVAAAVDADDGVFPVAFNVVEDESYDSWVWFLMQLRIALQYHSYPFNAMTFLSNGQKGLDAAVPHVFEDSHHAFCLHHIMEEFRGELRKGPWSQQIRDAMVEDFTRAAEACSIDEFNASIESIRNISTEAADWIIASKPEHWSDAVFTGCRYDHFSSNIVDAFNNWIPTKKEGSMVLMIDSLRIKIAEIMEARREACKSWEGPLTPSMDFKAQGDMSKASKLTVLCSSETVFEVRGSGIFVVNLANWECTCRRWQLSGLPCMHAVAVFNRIGRSFYDYCSKFLKIESYHMTYSGTILPIPDMDTFDFSAGATIPPPKPRTSDKPRRKRYNPNKVTTLIRLCSRCKQAGHNKATCEALL, encoded by the exons ATGACGGAGGGTGGTATTGTGGTGGCCATCTGCCAGCACGGCGGGGAGTTCACCTCTGGCCCCAATGGGAATTTGGTCTACAAAGGGGGGGAAGCGCACGCCGTTGACGTCTCTCGGGAGATGCCACTGGACATCTTCAAGGATGAGGTGTCCAAGGTGTTCCATGTCGATGTCACTGACATGTCGTTCAAATACTTTCTGCCGAACAACAACAGAACGCTTATCACAATCTCATGTGACCGAGATTTGCAACGGATGGTTGATTTTACTGCTAGTGCTGCACAAGTAGACGTTTTTGTCATTAGTACAGGGGAGAACAG GAGTGTTGTAACTTACACTGGAGCTTCCACTGTTAAAGCTGGATCTAATGCACAGGGTGACAAAAGGAAAAGGCCAGCTTCCAAAAACAA gGTATCCAAAAGTAACAAGAAGATTCCAAATGCTAACGGTGCTGCAGTTCAAGCTAATACCCATGATTTCAATCAGCCAAGACCGGTGGAGACTTTAAATGATTACAACGA GGATTTTCAACTAGAATTTGGACGTGATGTTACCTTTGCCACCACAGCTGAAGCTGTTTCCTCTGCTCCAGAGGTTATGAATCAGGAGAAGCTTGCTCTCGTTGATACCACACAAAG GGAACTAATTGGGCCTTTTGATGATTCAATCAATGCATATGATGGTTCGGAGATAATAATAGATCCTCCCCAGGAACTTACCAGTAACCCCACTATGTTCTGGGATGACATTATTAAAGGTGTTGGTCAAGAATTTGATAACGTGAAGGATTTCCGAGCTCAGTTGTGCAAGTATTCCATCGCGAAAGGATTTGCATACCGGTTCATAAAAAATGAAACCACCAGAGTGACTGTGAAGTGTGTTGGGGATGGCTGCACCTGGCGATTGCATGCATCTGAGTCATCTCGTAGCAAGAAGTTTGTTATCAAGAAAATGACTGATGTGCACACATGTGGAGGAGAAGGTGGAGAGGGTCAGCGGCGAGCAACAAGGCAGTGGCTGACTACCATCATTAAGGAGAAACTGCGTGTGAATGCATCACTCAAGCCGAAGGACCTTGTCAAAGAAATATATGAAGAATATGGAGTTCTGCTGACCTATTCACAGGTTTGGCGGGGTAGAGAAGTGGCACAGAAGGAGATGTTTCATGTTATGAGGGAGACATTTGGCCATTTGCCCTGGTACCGTGATAGACTTTTTCAGACTAACCCAGGGAGCTCACTTGAATTGTCTCAGACAGTGGATACACGCCGTGTTTTTATCGCATTCCATGCTTCTTTACACGGTTTTGCAAATGGGTGCAGGCCCCTCCTTTTTCTTGACAAGGTTCCGCTCAAGGCCACAAATGAGTACAAGTTGCTGGTTGCGGCTGCAGTTGATGCAGATGATGGTGTCTTTCCAGTGGCATTTAATGTGGTTGAAGATGAAAGTTATGACAGCTGGGTTTGGTTCTTGATGCAGCTGAGGATTGCTCTCCAATATCACAGCTACCCATTCAATGCTATGACATTCTTGTCCAATGGACAAAAGGGTCTGGATGCTGCTGTCCCACATGTGTTTGAAGATAGCCACCATGCCTTCTGTTTACATCATATCATGGAGGAATTCAGAGGAGAACTGAGGAAGGGACCATGGTCGCAACAGATAAGAGATGCGATGGTCGAAGATTTTACTCGTGCGGCCGAAGCATGCAGCATTGATGAGTTTAATGCATCAATTGAGAGCATAAGGAATATATCCACTGAAGCTGCCGACTGGATCATTGCGAGTAAGCCAGAGCATTGGTCAGATGCCGTCTTCACGGGCTGTCGGTATGACCATTTCTCATCAAACATTGTTGATGCATTTAATAACTGGATACCAACAAAGAAGGAGGGGTCCATGGTGCTGATGATAGACTCTCTGAGAATAAAAATAGCGGAGATAATGGAAGCAAGGCGTGAAGCCTGCAAGTCATGGGAAGGGCCTTTAACACCTTCCATGGATTTCAAAGCGCAGGGTGACATGTCGAAGGCTAGTAAGCTGACCGTGCTGTGCTCTTCCGAGACTGTGTTTGAAGTGCGGGGCAGTGGTATTTTTGTTGTTAATCTTGCAAATTGGGAATGCACATGTCGGAGGTGGCAACTTTCTGGCCTCCCTTGTATGCATGCTGTTGCTGTGTTTAACAGGATTGGACGATCTTTCTACGACTACTGTTCCAAGTTTTTAAAAATAGAGAGCTACCATATGACATATTCAGGAACAATCCTCCCAATTCCTGACATGGATACCTTTGATTTTAGTGCCGGGGCAACGATCCCACCTCCCAAGCCACGCACATCAGATAAACCAAGAAGAAAGAGGTATAATCCCAACAAGGTAACCACTCTTATACGGCTCTGTAGCAGGTGCAAGCAGGCTGGCCACAACAAGGCAACGTGTGAAGCTCTTCTGTAG